A stretch of the Coprobacillus cateniformis genome encodes the following:
- the argS gene encoding arginine--tRNA ligase, with product MAVNKIELSLKKVLKQAIIDLDFVEDYNLDQIVIEIPKDKTHGDYSSNIAMQLTKILKRNPREIAQGIIETMNKDAGNIDHVEIAGPGFINLFLRKDAMTSIIKEVLVEQDHYGQSDFGKGIKYNIEFVSANPTGDLHLGHAKGAAVGDSICRIMNAAGYDVTKEYYINDAGNQITNLALSLYARYLQALGQERQLPEDGYYGKDIIQIAESIKNEYGDKFAHVDEKEAIAYFRSIGTEHELQKIKDILKEFRVVHDVWFSETSLYAENKIEPTIQRLKDQGYTYEAEGALWFKSTEFDDDKDRVLIKSDGSYTYLTPDIAYHLNKLDRGYEYLVDLLGADHHGYINRMKAAIQALGYNADQLNIDIMQMVRMVENGEVVKMSKRTGNAVTIKDLIDDIGVDASRYFFVSKAASSPFDFDLGLAKSKSNDNPVYYAQYAHARMCSIERQAQTVGIEVADHYELLTHPKEIELVKHINEFRNEIVESAKQRAPHKIANYIQRLAQLFHSFYNDCYVIDEANRELSSQRLSLVRATQITLKNALNLIGVSAPEKM from the coding sequence ATGGCTGTTAATAAAATAGAACTTTCATTAAAGAAGGTCTTAAAACAAGCAATTATTGATTTGGATTTTGTAGAAGATTATAATCTTGATCAAATAGTCATTGAAATCCCAAAAGACAAAACACATGGTGATTATTCAAGTAATATTGCAATGCAATTAACAAAGATTTTAAAAAGAAATCCAAGAGAGATTGCACAAGGAATTATTGAAACAATGAACAAAGATGCTGGAAATATTGATCATGTAGAAATTGCGGGACCAGGATTTATAAATTTATTTTTAAGAAAAGATGCAATGACTTCTATAATTAAAGAAGTTTTAGTTGAGCAGGATCACTATGGACAAAGTGATTTTGGAAAAGGTATAAAATACAATATTGAATTTGTATCAGCAAATCCAACTGGTGATTTACACTTGGGTCATGCGAAAGGGGCAGCTGTTGGTGATAGTATTTGTCGTATTATGAATGCAGCAGGCTATGATGTGACAAAAGAGTATTATATCAATGATGCTGGAAATCAGATTACAAATTTAGCGTTATCATTATATGCAAGATATCTTCAAGCCTTGGGACAAGAAAGACAACTTCCAGAAGATGGATACTATGGAAAAGATATCATTCAAATTGCTGAAAGCATTAAAAATGAGTATGGTGATAAGTTTGCTCATGTTGATGAAAAAGAAGCTATTGCTTATTTTAGAAGTATTGGAACTGAACATGAATTACAAAAGATTAAAGATATATTAAAAGAATTTAGAGTTGTTCATGATGTTTGGTTTAGTGAAACATCTTTATATGCTGAAAATAAGATTGAACCAACGATTCAAAGATTAAAAGATCAAGGCTATACGTATGAAGCAGAAGGGGCTTTATGGTTTAAATCAACTGAGTTTGATGATGATAAAGACCGTGTTTTAATTAAATCTGATGGAAGTTATACATATTTAACACCAGATATTGCATATCATTTAAACAAGTTAGATAGAGGATATGAGTATTTAGTAGACTTACTTGGAGCTGACCATCATGGTTATATTAATCGTATGAAAGCAGCTATTCAAGCATTAGGATATAATGCTGATCAATTAAATATTGACATTATGCAAATGGTACGTATGGTTGAAAATGGTGAAGTTGTGAAAATGAGTAAGCGTACTGGAAATGCAGTCACTATTAAAGATTTAATTGATGATATTGGTGTAGATGCATCACGTTATTTCTTTGTATCAAAAGCTGCCAGTTCACCATTTGATTTTGATTTAGGTTTAGCAAAATCGAAATCAAATGACAATCCAGTTTATTATGCACAGTATGCTCATGCAAGAATGTGCTCTATTGAAAGACAGGCACAGACTGTTGGTATTGAGGTGGCTGATCATTATGAATTATTGACACACCCTAAAGAAATAGAATTGGTAAAACATATTAATGAGTTTAGAAATGAAATAGTAGAAAGTGCAAAACAAAGAGCGCCACATAAAATTGCAAATTATATTCAAAGACTTGCTCAATTGTTCCATTCGTTCTATAATGATTGTTATGTTATTGATGAAGCAAATAGAGAGTTATCTTCACAAAGATTATCTCTTGTAAGAGCAACACAAATTACATTAAAAAATGCATTAAATTTAATTGGTGTAAGTGCACCTGAAAAAATGTAG
- the rpoE gene encoding DNA-directed RNA polymerase subunit delta, with product MIDYKQSSMVDIAFDLMKKKKKPVDFYKLWQEVSEIKGFSEADKDENESLFYTNITLDGRLITVGENHWDLRSRHKFDEVHIDMNDIYADEEETPEEEEDDGLVEDDYN from the coding sequence ATGATTGATTATAAACAAAGTTCAATGGTTGATATTGCGTTTGATTTGATGAAGAAAAAGAAAAAACCTGTTGATTTCTATAAGTTATGGCAGGAGGTTTCAGAAATCAAAGGATTTAGTGAAGCAGATAAAGATGAAAATGAATCTTTATTCTACACAAATATTACATTAGATGGTCGCTTAATAACAGTGGGTGAAAATCATTGGGATTTAAGAAGCCGTCATAAATTTGATGAAGTGCATATTGATATGAATGATATCTATGCAGATGAAGAAGAGACTCCTGAAGAGGAAGAAGACGACGGATTAGTTGAAGATGATTATAATTAA
- a CDS encoding HD domain-containing protein yields the protein MIDLQKARLAFKNYVSHYDTNIPSIRLKIIHTYEVMKCSDYLCKQLKWNQEDKELAALIALLHDIGRFEQWVKYESFADYKTIDHAMFSSQLLFDEGFIRTFIEDHQYDDLIKAAIEQHNKYKIDEGFDERTLLFIHLIRDADKLDNFRVKEEEDIENTLYASAEVVNQEKISPEIYKQFYNQELIYAPYRKTRLDMWLSYIAFIFDLHFPQSLQYIQENNWVHRSFDRLNPQDQKTHKQYTILRQRALDYIK from the coding sequence ATGATTGATCTTCAAAAAGCAAGATTGGCATTTAAAAATTATGTCTCTCATTATGATACAAATATTCCATCTATTCGTTTGAAAATTATTCATACATATGAAGTTATGAAATGTAGTGATTATCTTTGTAAACAATTAAAATGGAATCAGGAAGATAAAGAGTTAGCCGCTTTAATTGCTTTATTACATGATATTGGACGTTTTGAACAATGGGTGAAATATGAAAGCTTTGCTGATTATAAAACGATTGATCACGCAATGTTTTCAAGTCAACTGCTATTTGATGAAGGTTTTATAAGAACCTTTATTGAAGATCATCAATATGATGATCTTATCAAAGCAGCTATTGAACAGCATAATAAATATAAAATAGATGAAGGGTTTGATGAAAGAACTTTATTGTTCATTCATTTGATTAGAGATGCTGATAAATTAGATAATTTTAGAGTTAAAGAGGAAGAAGATATTGAAAATACACTCTATGCATCTGCTGAAGTCGTTAACCAAGAAAAAATATCACCAGAAATATATAAACAATTCTATAATCAAGAACTTATTTATGCACCTTATCGAAAAACACGTTTAGATATGTGGTTATCTTATATTGCATTTATCTTTGATTTGCATTTTCCACAAAGTTTACAATATATTCAAGAAAACAATTGGGTTCATCGCTCTTTTGATAGATTGAATCCACAGGATCAAAAGACACATAAACAATACACTATCTTACGACAACGTGCTTTGGATTATATTAAATAG
- a CDS encoding alpha/beta fold hydrolase, translating to MDIYYEIIGEGFPLVLLHGNNEDHHVFDEAVKLLAKEYQCILIDSRYHGQSIHKGDLSYQQMCEDVQAVMTHLHIEAYDVIGFSDGAIVSLLLGLSDQRLKHIVSIGANTKPCMIKPFYRFYDYVMLICLMPFCLYNSKARRTFQLIRLMQKQPQLNYKDLQKIHIPVLVMAGEYDMIKQDDTLMIGKSLPYCVVKIIKQGNHFLLRDSFQQTIKEIQLFLKTCHQEV from the coding sequence ATGGATATCTATTATGAAATTATCGGTGAAGGATTTCCACTTGTCTTGTTACATGGAAATAATGAAGATCATCATGTTTTTGATGAGGCAGTCAAACTCTTAGCAAAAGAATACCAGTGTATTCTCATTGATTCTCGTTACCATGGACAATCTATTCATAAAGGTGATTTATCATATCAGCAAATGTGTGAAGATGTTCAAGCAGTTATGACACACTTACATATTGAAGCGTATGATGTTATTGGTTTTAGTGATGGAGCCATTGTTTCTTTATTGTTAGGATTATCTGATCAAAGATTAAAGCATATTGTTTCTATTGGAGCAAATACAAAACCATGTATGATTAAACCATTTTATCGTTTTTATGATTATGTTATGCTTATTTGTTTAATGCCTTTTTGTCTTTACAATTCAAAAGCGAGAAGAACTTTTCAACTTATTAGATTGATGCAAAAGCAACCTCAATTGAATTATAAGGATCTGCAAAAGATTCATATTCCTGTCTTGGTGATGGCAGGAGAATATGATATGATAAAACAAGATGATACATTGATGATTGGAAAGTCACTTCCCTATTGTGTTGTGAAAATTATTAAACAGGGGAATCATTTTTTACTTAGAGATTCTTTTCAACAGACAATCAAAGAAATTCAGCTTTTTTTGAAAACGTGTCATCAGGAGGTATAG
- a CDS encoding Gx transporter family protein, producing the protein MGHKKTKKIVYLALLSALAIILHTVDHYLSSPLPLGVKLGIANIVALLVVDIYGTKEMFVVNFFRVIISGLLTGTLMHYTFLMSCGGVFLSSVVLALLKRYTKLPLVSVSIIAAICHNIGQMFVISFVISSAALMPYIFVMLAASIPTGILTGLTAIEVLKRVKREQFQ; encoded by the coding sequence ATGGGACATAAGAAAACAAAAAAAATTGTATATCTGGCATTGTTAAGTGCCCTTGCAATTATTTTACATACTGTAGATCATTATCTGTCTTCTCCACTCCCATTGGGAGTTAAGTTAGGAATTGCCAATATTGTAGCTTTACTTGTTGTAGATATTTATGGGACAAAGGAAATGTTTGTTGTCAATTTTTTCCGTGTTATTATTTCTGGTCTTCTAACTGGAACACTCATGCATTATACCTTTTTAATGAGTTGTGGCGGTGTCTTTTTGAGCAGTGTTGTTTTAGCACTTTTAAAAAGATATACAAAGCTACCTCTGGTATCTGTATCAATTATTGCTGCTATATGCCATAATATTGGACAAATGTTTGTGATATCTTTTGTGATTTCTTCAGCTGCTTTAATGCCATATATATTTGTTATGTTGGCAGCTTCTATTCCAACAGGAATTTTAACAGGCTTAACTGCTATTGAGGTATTAAAGAGAGTAAAAAGGGAACAGTTTCAATAA
- the aroD gene encoding type I 3-dehydroquinate dehydratase, with protein MKVCTVRGIHIGEGKPKVCLPIVGKNEKEIIQQFQSFQGLPYDVIELRIDFYQEIRNSSSLKSVLQKLRSMTDLPILLTYRSSREGGQMQLSDEEYQTFVKQACESQCIDLIDIELMSGNTLVFQLVEIAHQNDIKVVMSNHDFDKTPCFSDMMNRLEQMEILGADICKLAVMPITYKDVITLLNMTLEMSHKLERPIVTMAMGKIGVISRITGELTGSSMTFASAGKISAPGQMNVIDMQVLLEAIHHD; from the coding sequence ATGAAAGTTTGTACAGTCAGAGGTATTCATATTGGTGAAGGAAAGCCAAAAGTTTGTCTGCCTATTGTAGGGAAAAATGAAAAGGAGATTATTCAGCAATTTCAATCATTTCAAGGCTTGCCATATGATGTTATTGAATTGAGGATAGATTTTTATCAGGAGATAAGAAATAGCAGTAGCTTAAAAAGTGTTCTACAGAAATTAAGATCAATGACAGATTTACCTATTTTACTAACATATCGTTCTTCTCGTGAGGGAGGACAGATGCAATTGAGTGATGAAGAATATCAAACATTTGTAAAGCAGGCATGTGAGAGTCAGTGTATAGATTTAATTGATATTGAATTGATGAGTGGGAATACTTTGGTCTTTCAACTTGTAGAAATTGCTCATCAAAATGATATCAAAGTCGTGATGTCTAATCATGATTTTGATAAGACACCTTGTTTTTCTGATATGATGAATAGATTAGAACAAATGGAAATTCTAGGAGCAGATATTTGTAAATTAGCTGTTATGCCAATAACTTATAAAGATGTTATAACATTATTAAATATGACATTAGAAATGTCTCATAAATTAGAAAGACCAATAGTTACAATGGCTATGGGGAAAATTGGCGTGATTTCTAGAATTACAGGTGAATTAACAGGTTCATCTATGACTTTTGCAAGTGCTGGTAAAATATCTGCACCAGGTCAAATGAATGTTATTGATATGCAAGTTTTATTGGAGGCTATTCATCATGATTGA
- the cls gene encoding cardiolipin synthase translates to MKILKICLNRMFIFGVLILLQVLWLGFFTSSLLKSYVWLRPLMFIMSSAVVLWLVSKDETSAYKISWIILILVFPVFGGLLYLSIGNKKPSRVIRKKLQPVLDEIEPVMIMPQDIAYEMNDGKTHGFTYLSDLGFGTYQNTITKYYSLGDYNYCDLLKDIKNAKHFIFMEYFIVAEGLMFETILKLLKQKVKEGIEVRFIYDDVGSLTTVPYHFEKQLEEYGIQCVVFNPFVPIVSVAMNHRDHRKICVIDGYIGYSGGFNLADEYINAKVRFGHWKDTGIRLEGDGVWNLTTMFLSTWNAYRHDDKTFTQYMPDIYHHNHYPFDGYVVAYGDSPLDEERTGENIYMNLINCAQEEILIMTPYFIIDDAMMKALILACKKGVSVKIITPGIPDKKNVYKVTRSYYYSLIYEGVEFYEYKPGFLHAKMVLCDHKIATVGTINFDYRSLYLHFECNVLLYQTSTIQDIEKDFQETLSLSQKIDQKKSRRFRGLYEAILRLFAPLM, encoded by the coding sequence ATGAAAATATTAAAGATATGTCTAAATAGAATGTTTATATTTGGAGTTTTAATTTTATTACAAGTTTTATGGTTAGGTTTTTTTACGTCCTCATTACTTAAATCTTATGTATGGTTAAGACCATTGATGTTTATTATGAGTTCTGCTGTTGTATTATGGCTTGTCAGTAAAGATGAAACATCAGCATATAAGATTTCATGGATTATTCTTATTCTTGTGTTTCCAGTCTTTGGAGGATTGCTTTATTTATCAATTGGAAATAAAAAACCTTCCCGTGTCATTCGTAAAAAATTACAGCCAGTCCTTGATGAAATTGAGCCGGTTATGATAATGCCACAAGATATTGCATATGAAATGAATGATGGAAAGACTCATGGATTTACATATTTATCTGATCTAGGGTTTGGGACTTATCAGAATACAATAACAAAATATTATTCATTAGGTGATTATAATTATTGTGATTTGTTAAAAGATATAAAAAATGCAAAACACTTTATTTTTATGGAATACTTTATTGTTGCAGAAGGATTAATGTTTGAGACAATACTCAAATTATTAAAACAAAAAGTGAAAGAAGGTATTGAAGTCCGTTTTATTTATGATGATGTTGGAAGTTTAACAACTGTTCCTTATCATTTTGAAAAACAATTAGAAGAATATGGTATTCAATGTGTTGTTTTTAATCCTTTTGTACCTATTGTTTCAGTTGCTATGAATCATCGTGATCATCGTAAAATTTGTGTGATTGATGGTTATATTGGTTACAGTGGAGGATTTAATCTAGCAGATGAATATATCAATGCAAAAGTTCGTTTTGGTCATTGGAAAGATACAGGAATACGTTTAGAGGGTGATGGTGTTTGGAATTTGACAACAATGTTTTTGTCTACTTGGAATGCTTATCGTCATGATGATAAAACATTTACACAATATATGCCTGATATCTATCATCATAATCATTATCCATTTGATGGATACGTTGTTGCTTATGGTGATTCTCCTTTGGATGAAGAACGCACTGGTGAAAATATATATATGAATTTAATCAATTGTGCTCAGGAAGAAATCTTAATAATGACACCATATTTTATTATTGATGATGCTATGATGAAAGCACTTATTCTCGCATGTAAAAAGGGTGTAAGTGTAAAGATTATTACACCAGGAATTCCAGATAAGAAAAATGTTTATAAAGTCACACGTTCTTATTATTATTCTCTCATTTATGAAGGAGTAGAATTTTATGAATATAAACCTGGTTTTTTGCATGCCAAAATGGTGTTATGTGATCACAAAATTGCAACTGTAGGAACAATCAATTTTGATTATCGAAGTCTTTATTTACATTTTGAATGTAATGTTTTATTGTATCAAACTTCAACAATTCAAGATATTGAAAAAGATTTCCAGGAAACACTTTCATTGAGTCAAAAAATAGATCAAAAAAAGAGTCGAAGATTTAGAGGTTTATATGAAGCTATTTTAAGATTATTTGCCCCTTTAATGTAA
- a CDS encoding APC family permease — translation MKKNKHEKYSLLTAITMIVGTCIGSGIFFKSDNILIATQGSILLGVLLFGLAAIAIIFGSLTMSELAARTNEPGGLIAYAQEFVNNQTACGFGWFLIFIYFPTIVVVVAWVIGIYIDILFHLQATLEFQVLIGFGFIIICFLYNVFLPRFGAIFQDISTFVKMLPLFLLGILGIVYGDPIQGLAETSQSAILSTGWLMALGPIAYSYDGWIVATSLSHEVKNAKQTMPKALTIAPLLILTIYTLYFVGISSYVGVDQVIALGDAHVSVAASQLLGGTFAKLIVVFVIVSVMGTVNGLITGFMRMPYSLAMRKGMIPFSKQLKKVHSQLDIPVSSALFAFLICAFWMIVHYICTKFSIIPNSDISEIAISIAYMLYIVLYYQVYCLYKQKQIKSLFKGVICPVFATIGSLIILSGGLQSHYFIYYIMICGGIYGISQIYYYLHTK, via the coding sequence ATGAAAAAAAACAAACATGAGAAATATAGTTTATTAACCGCAATTACAATGATTGTTGGAACATGTATAGGATCGGGTATCTTTTTTAAAAGTGATAATATCTTGATAGCAACTCAAGGGAGTATTCTCTTGGGTGTTTTGTTGTTTGGTTTAGCAGCTATTGCGATTATATTTGGAAGCTTGACAATGAGTGAACTTGCTGCAAGAACAAATGAACCAGGTGGATTAATAGCATATGCACAGGAATTTGTAAATAATCAAACAGCATGTGGATTTGGCTGGTTTTTGATTTTTATCTATTTTCCTACTATTGTCGTTGTTGTGGCTTGGGTTATAGGGATTTATATAGATATCTTATTTCATTTACAAGCAACCTTAGAATTTCAAGTCCTTATAGGATTTGGATTTATTATTATTTGTTTTCTATATAATGTTTTTCTTCCACGTTTTGGTGCTATTTTTCAGGATATTTCTACATTTGTTAAAATGTTGCCATTATTTTTATTAGGCATATTAGGAATTGTTTATGGTGATCCTATTCAGGGTCTTGCTGAGACTTCACAAAGCGCTATTTTAAGCACAGGCTGGCTTATGGCCCTAGGACCCATTGCTTATTCTTATGATGGATGGATTGTGGCTACATCCCTTTCACATGAAGTCAAGAATGCGAAGCAGACAATGCCTAAAGCATTAACAATTGCACCATTACTTATTTTAACTATCTATACACTTTATTTTGTAGGGATTTCTAGTTATGTTGGTGTTGATCAGGTCATAGCCTTGGGAGATGCTCATGTCAGTGTAGCGGCGAGTCAATTATTAGGAGGCACTTTTGCCAAACTTATTGTTGTTTTTGTAATTGTATCAGTTATGGGAACTGTCAATGGATTAATTACTGGTTTTATGCGTATGCCATATTCTTTGGCAATGCGTAAGGGTATGATTCCATTTTCAAAACAACTCAAAAAGGTTCATTCACAGTTAGATATTCCTGTATCTTCTGCTTTATTTGCTTTCTTGATTTGTGCATTTTGGATGATTGTGCATTACATTTGTACGAAGTTTTCAATTATTCCTAATAGCGATATATCAGAAATTGCTATTTCTATTGCATATATGCTATATATTGTATTATATTATCAAGTTTATTGTCTCTATAAACAAAAACAGATCAAAAGTTTATTTAAGGGTGTTATTTGTCCTGTATTTGCAACAATAGGTTCATTGATAATATTGTCTGGTGGACTTCAAAGTCATTATTTTATTTATTATATAATGATTTGTGGTGGTATTTATGGTATTTCACAAATTTACTATTATTTACATACGAAGTAA